A single Lactuca sativa cultivar Salinas chromosome 8, Lsat_Salinas_v11, whole genome shotgun sequence DNA region contains:
- the LOC111906230 gene encoding syntaxin-125 → MNDLFSQSFKQYQDKDVDLEAGGAPDGDSAELDNFFEDVENVKKDMAGIEKLYKSLQEANEESKTVHNANAMKNLRSKMDSDVSQVLKRVKVIKGKIEALDKANIANRKLPGCGPGSSADRTRTAVVSGLGKKLKSMMDDFQSLRTRMNEEYKETVGRRYFTITGEKANDELIENLISSGEGEDFMQKAIQDQGRGQIMDTISEIQERHDSVKEIEKNLMELHQIFLDMAALVDSQGQQLNDIESHVAHASSFVHRGTEQLVEARELQKNSRKCAMIAFFLVLLLLIMITYPIWFPMLIG, encoded by the coding sequence ATGAATGATTTGTTCTCCCAATCGTTTAAGCAATATCAAGATAAAGATGTCGACTTGGAGGCTGGTGGTGCCCCCGATGGGGACTCAGCCGAACTTGACAATTTCTTTGAAGATGTCGAGAATGTCAAGAAAGACATGGCCGGAATAGAGAAACTCTACAAAAGCCTACAAGAAGCCAATGAGGAAAGCAAAACTGTCCATAATGCAAATGCCATGAAAAACCTTCGATCAAAAATGGATTCAGATGTCTCACAAGTGTTGAAACGTGTGAAAGTCATCAAAGGAAAGATCGAAGCTCTTGACAAGGCTAACATCGCAAATCGAAAGCTTCCTGGTTGTGGGCCCGGCTCCTCAGCTGATAGAACTCGTACAGCTGTTGTCAGTGGTTTAGGGAAGAAGCTCAAGTCCATGATGGACGACTTTCAATCGTTGAGAACCCGTATGAATGAAGAGTATAAGGAGACTGTGGGTAGACGTTATTTCACAATCACAGGAGAAAAAGCTAACgatgaattgattgaaaacctAATCTCTAGTGGTGAAGGTGAAGATTTCATGCAAAAAGCTATTCAAGATCAAGGTCGTGGACAGATTATGGACACGATTTCCGAAATCCAAGAAAGACATGATTCTGTTAAGGAAATAGAGAAAAACTTGATGGAACTCCATCAAATTTTCTTGGATATGGCTGCATTAGTAGATTCTCAAGGGCAACAACTGAACGACATTGAAAGCCACGTGGCCCATGCAAGTTCATTTGTGCACCGAGGGACTGAACAATTGGTTGAGGCAAGAGAGCTGCAAAAGAACTCGAGAAAATGTGCCATGATCGCCTTCTTCCTTGTCCTTCTTCTTCTGATAATGATAACCTACCCCATTTGGTTCCCGATGTTGATAGGGTAA